One stretch of Bacteroidota bacterium DNA includes these proteins:
- a CDS encoding TonB-dependent receptor, with translation MKIFQKTKILFTGILFLSFLPMVLFSGQTGKIVGKIIDKKTKEPMIGVSVLVQGTRSGASSDPEGDYIIGNVLPGTYSLTVSSLGYKTATIKNVVVKIDLTTTIDITLEESVIVGEEVVVVAERQLVQKDLTSTSVTVSADEMKLMPVENLSQVINLQAGVVGGHFRGGRTGEVAYLVDGISVNNPMSGNAGFVPENASVREMEVISGTFNAEYGQAMSGVVNIVTQDGSSDVHGSLGAYLGDYLTNHADVFENLDKLNLLRTKNYQFSLSGPTYLLDNLSFFMTGRLQDEEGYLYGKRVYKITDTSPTPVLIDPINRVTAYVHHNTGDGAYVSMNPYKKYSFNGKFSYSFESIKLSYSGFYETAKWKGYDHNYKWAPDGLQNHFSENMMQNFQINHVVSNSTFQALKFSLNKFTGKGYLYENPYDPRYVNPYQGAAISDNTFRSGGNQGGRYENKSQSIIGQWTIASQLTKEHKVGIGVEARLHDLYNHSSSLVYESTTTDTIYKPKYAQLGSIGNQSYSKQPIEFSGYIQDKMEYGIMIINAGLRFDYFDPNASILADLKNPMRNHLFDSVYGVAGTMTPAKEKIQVSPRLGVSFPITDQGIIHFSYGHFFQIPSFGNLYSNSDYIIAPTAQLQSITGNPDIDAQRTVMYELGLQQELFTNIGIDFTVYYRDIRNLLGTEIVQTHEGFKYARYVNRDYGNVRGFIFSMEKRYADFYSLRADYTYQIAEGNASDPLTVFFNNQSDPPLATNKKVVPLDWDQRSTLNISLNVGDQGDWMTGLIFGYGVGFPYTENIRVSGGLRFENGGIKPSTYSLDFRAEKSFSFFDIRGNIFVLVYNLLDIKNEYNVDAASGRANRNIFLEEAGPIIGLNTMQQWLNNPTSFSTPRNVRVGVNLDF, from the coding sequence ATGAAAATTTTTCAGAAAACCAAAATTCTGTTCACGGGAATACTTTTTCTTTCATTCCTTCCGATGGTTCTGTTTTCAGGACAGACCGGAAAGATCGTTGGGAAAATCATCGATAAAAAAACAAAGGAACCGATGATCGGTGTTTCTGTCCTCGTTCAAGGAACAAGGTCGGGTGCATCGTCTGATCCCGAAGGAGATTATATTATCGGTAACGTTCTTCCCGGAACATATTCCTTAACGGTATCCAGTCTCGGTTATAAGACCGCCACCATTAAAAATGTTGTGGTGAAGATTGATTTGACCACAACCATCGATATCACGTTGGAAGAATCTGTTATTGTCGGGGAAGAGGTTGTAGTTGTTGCTGAACGTCAGCTGGTACAAAAAGATCTTACTTCAACATCGGTAACGGTGTCGGCGGATGAGATGAAGTTGATGCCGGTGGAAAATCTTTCCCAGGTGATCAATCTGCAAGCCGGTGTGGTTGGCGGACACTTTCGCGGCGGTCGAACAGGCGAGGTTGCTTACCTTGTGGACGGTATTTCTGTCAATAATCCGATGAGTGGTAATGCAGGATTTGTTCCGGAAAATGCTTCTGTCCGTGAAATGGAAGTGATCAGCGGAACATTTAATGCAGAATATGGTCAGGCGATGTCCGGTGTTGTGAATATTGTGACACAGGATGGTTCATCAGATGTTCATGGTTCGCTGGGAGCATATCTCGGTGATTATTTGACCAACCACGCGGATGTATTTGAAAATCTTGATAAGTTGAATTTATTGCGGACAAAAAATTATCAATTCAGTTTAAGCGGACCAACCTATTTGTTGGACAATCTTTCTTTTTTTATGACGGGACGACTTCAGGATGAAGAAGGATATCTGTACGGCAAAAGAGTATATAAAATTACAGACACCTCCCCAACACCTGTTCTTATCGATCCAATTAATCGTGTCACAGCGTATGTCCATCACAATACAGGAGACGGCGCTTATGTATCGATGAATCCATATAAAAAATATTCCTTCAACGGAAAATTTTCGTACTCATTTGAATCCATCAAATTAAGTTACAGCGGATTTTATGAAACAGCTAAATGGAAAGGGTACGACCACAATTACAAATGGGCTCCGGATGGGCTTCAGAATCATTTCAGCGAAAACATGATGCAAAATTTTCAAATTAATCATGTCGTCAGTAACAGCACTTTTCAAGCGCTAAAATTTTCATTAAATAAATTTACTGGAAAAGGATATCTTTATGAAAATCCTTATGACCCGCGATATGTTAATCCGTATCAAGGTGCCGCAATTTCTGACAATACATTCCGTTCCGGCGGGAACCAGGGGGGACGGTATGAAAATAAAAGTCAATCTATCATCGGTCAATGGACGATAGCATCACAGTTGACGAAAGAACATAAAGTTGGTATTGGTGTTGAAGCGCGGCTGCACGATTTGTATAACCACAGTTCTAGCTTGGTGTATGAATCTACCACAACGGATACAATCTATAAGCCAAAATATGCACAGCTTGGTTCCATTGGAAATCAAAGTTACAGTAAACAACCGATTGAATTTTCAGGGTATATACAAGATAAGATGGAATATGGAATCATGATTATCAATGCCGGTCTTCGATTCGACTATTTTGATCCAAATGCAAGCATCCTTGCTGACCTTAAAAATCCGATGCGAAATCATCTTTTTGACTCAGTGTACGGTGTAGCCGGTACCATGACGCCAGCCAAAGAAAAAATTCAAGTTAGTCCTCGTCTTGGTGTTTCCTTCCCGATTACCGATCAGGGTATCATCCACTTTTCGTACGGGCATTTTTTCCAGATTCCTTCCTTTGGCAATCTTTATTCAAACTCTGACTATATCATAGCACCGACGGCGCAATTGCAGAGTATCACTGGTAACCCGGATATCGATGCGCAGAGAACAGTAATGTATGAACTCGGTTTACAACAGGAATTATTTACAAATATTGGTATTGATTTTACAGTCTATTACCGCGACATCCGAAATTTACTCGGAACAGAAATTGTTCAGACTCATGAAGGATTTAAGTACGCACGATATGTGAACCGCGACTATGGCAATGTTCGTGGATTTATTTTCTCCATGGAAAAACGATACGCCGATTTCTATAGCTTGCGTGCGGATTATACTTATCAGATTGCTGAAGGAAATGCTTCTGATCCGTTAACGGTATTTTTCAACAATCAATCCGATCCTCCGCTGGCGACGAATAAGAAAGTAGTGCCGTTGGATTGGGATCAGCGTTCAACGTTGAATATTTCGTTGAATGTCGGCGATCAGGGTGACTGGATGACAGGATTAATTTTTGGCTACGGTGTCGGCTTTCCCTATACGGAAAATATTCGCGTGAGCGGCGGACTTCGTTTTGAAAACGGGGGTATCAAACCATCAACGTACTCATTGGATTTCCGTGCTGAAAAATCATTCTCATTCTTTGATATTCGAGGGAACATTTTCGTGCTTGTCTATAATCTTCTCGATATCAAAAACGAATATAATGTTGATGCTGCCAGCGGACGTGCGAATAGAAACATTTTTCTTGAAGAAGCAGGACCAATTATTGGATTAAATACCATGCAACAATGGCTGAATAATCCGACATCGTTCTCAACGCCTCGCAATGTTCGAGTCGGTGTTAACTTAGACTTTTAA
- a CDS encoding sugar-binding protein, whose product MRRVQFLLFGIVCSVVVAFSQITTIDNFERPRPDTLYQTSLEAPSTITFIADTVDKFEGKSSLAVVSILAGHIHSYGTYSQVGWSHATNTINWGTSDSLSVWIKVTKAPTIPEFFSFRLQVTDNVGGVKETWIYQHNTILDAKHDWVNLRIPLKERISDGSTAPDSTGFVISPSNWGFPTNDKKFNTDKIGSWYFTLLPTSQADDSIEVKFDKFEQFGSKALPVTIFNGMAFDAVVSGDPWAWGQSTATIAIGGGPGAGTAQTNAVKWTQGDEWGGGWTGWGVNLTPTNMAGAWAIDTLQLKMKSDTGTGKIRIQFEDGTTGGKRGVNVNLTNDNAWHTYKFALKDFIYPPGEDSTKKGKFDSSKVTVFGIMAEASGKVGKIIYITDVWTGNPVFDVIPPAAPTSISTLPGTFSNLVLWEDVPNEPNAKYYVYYSDKKFTKVDSTINDIPKIYINGDKSATHVMRSPVTDQTVSYYYGVRAKDAAGNLGPVAVTATAVTNKAQGVPVISDVPPANFVADGSVSEWASIAPIRLNAFGKNAAAHVVTNTNIKDSLDLNVKVYMAVDANNLYIAYDVIDDTVSVDTAGTTYQQDAPDLNIGLYDWIGQFHSGYSRGATPDYMLRFSQNRLNDDHSGKILMYPGANYVWKKKTFTPGYIVEAKIPFTTFASISTGDVVFVPKKGMRIALDFSINDRDGGTGRDGILAYSANNNDNSWQNMSNWTYTWIGNVSLGVRQDAAFAKSYELSQNFPNPFNPTTSIRYSLPQAGFVTLKVYDVLGREVMNVVNEQQNEGSYTVNLDASKLATGMYVYKLESGSFTSVKKMLLLK is encoded by the coding sequence ATGCGAAGGGTACAATTTCTACTATTCGGCATAGTTTGCTCGGTCGTTGTTGCTTTCAGTCAAATAACAACTATCGATAATTTTGAAAGACCACGACCAGATACGTTATATCAGACATCGTTGGAAGCTCCTTCAACTATTACGTTTATCGCTGATACGGTTGATAAATTTGAAGGGAAAAGCTCATTAGCGGTGGTAAGCATTCTGGCAGGACATATCCATTCGTATGGAACGTATTCACAAGTTGGTTGGTCACATGCTACAAACACCATTAATTGGGGAACTTCTGATTCACTGAGCGTTTGGATTAAAGTGACAAAAGCTCCAACAATTCCGGAGTTTTTTTCATTCAGACTTCAGGTAACTGATAATGTGGGTGGAGTGAAAGAAACATGGATTTATCAACACAATACTATTCTCGATGCAAAGCACGACTGGGTTAATCTCCGCATTCCGTTGAAAGAAAGAATTTCAGACGGATCAACAGCGCCTGATAGCACCGGTTTTGTTATTTCACCGAGCAACTGGGGTTTTCCAACAAACGACAAAAAATTTAATACCGATAAAATCGGATCATGGTATTTCACACTGCTACCGACATCGCAAGCAGATGATTCCATCGAAGTTAAGTTTGACAAATTCGAACAATTCGGTTCCAAGGCATTACCGGTAACAATATTTAATGGCATGGCGTTCGATGCTGTTGTTAGTGGTGACCCATGGGCATGGGGCCAATCTACCGCAACTATTGCAATCGGCGGCGGTCCCGGCGCAGGCACTGCACAGACCAACGCAGTAAAATGGACACAAGGTGATGAATGGGGCGGCGGATGGACTGGATGGGGTGTTAATCTTACTCCAACAAATATGGCTGGTGCATGGGCAATTGATACACTGCAATTAAAAATGAAATCCGATACCGGTACCGGAAAAATCCGCATTCAATTTGAAGATGGTACTACTGGCGGCAAACGCGGAGTGAATGTCAATCTGACGAACGACAACGCATGGCACACTTATAAATTTGCTTTAAAAGATTTCATTTATCCTCCCGGCGAAGATTCTACAAAAAAAGGCAAATTTGATTCTTCCAAAGTAACAGTGTTTGGTATTATGGCTGAAGCTTCCGGAAAAGTTGGAAAGATTATCTATATCACCGACGTCTGGACGGGGAATCCCGTATTTGATGTTATTCCTCCTGCAGCGCCAACATCGATATCGACGTTACCCGGAACATTTAGCAATCTTGTTTTGTGGGAAGACGTGCCGAATGAACCAAACGCAAAATATTATGTGTATTACAGCGATAAGAAATTTACAAAAGTAGATTCTACCATCAATGATATACCGAAAATATATATTAATGGTGATAAGTCTGCTACACACGTAATGCGTTCACCGGTAACCGACCAGACTGTTTCGTATTACTATGGCGTCAGGGCAAAAGATGCAGCAGGAAATCTTGGACCGGTTGCAGTTACGGCGACAGCTGTAACGAATAAAGCTCAAGGTGTTCCCGTTATTTCCGATGTGCCACCTGCAAATTTTGTTGCCGATGGATCGGTCAGCGAATGGGCATCCATTGCACCAATCCGTTTGAATGCATTTGGTAAAAATGCAGCGGCACACGTTGTGACGAATACAAACATTAAGGATAGTCTTGATCTTAATGTAAAAGTGTATATGGCTGTTGATGCGAATAATCTGTACATCGCATATGATGTTATCGATGATACTGTTTCCGTTGACACTGCTGGTACAACCTATCAACAGGATGCTCCGGATTTAAATATTGGATTATATGACTGGATTGGTCAATTCCATTCTGGATATTCACGTGGAGCAACGCCTGACTATATGCTGCGTTTTTCACAGAATCGTTTGAACGACGATCATTCCGGAAAAATTCTCATGTATCCGGGTGCAAACTATGTGTGGAAGAAAAAAACCTTTACTCCCGGTTATATTGTTGAAGCAAAAATTCCTTTTACAACATTCGCCAGTATTTCTACCGGAGACGTAGTATTTGTACCGAAAAAAGGAATGCGTATCGCGCTCGACTTCTCTATTAATGATCGCGACGGTGGCACAGGCCGCGATGGTATTCTGGCATACTCCGCTAACAACAATGACAATTCGTGGCAAAATATGTCCAACTGGACATATACATGGATAGGTAATGTGTCATTGGGTGTTCGACAGGATGCTGCTTTTGCAAAATCGTATGAATTATCACAGAACTTCCCGAATCCTTTCAACCCGACAACGAGTATTCGTTACAGTCTGCCGCAAGCCGGTTTTGTTACGTTGAAAGTGTACGATGTTCTTGGACGTGAAGTGATGAATGTTGTCAACGAACAACAAAACGAAGGTTCGTACACCGTCAACCTCGATGCATCGAAACTGGCAACAGGTATGTATGTGTATAAACTTGAATCAGGTTCCTTCACATCGGTGAAGAAAATGTTGTTGTTGAAATAA
- a CDS encoding T9SS type A sorting domain-containing protein, with translation MKKFILPLFLLVVFSVSSFAADSATFRVNMKVQSKLKKFDPAKDSVFIRGNFYTGTGNWWETNKMKLADADGDSIYTGTFDVGVVPKKITAFKYVVRGASYGGDHWEYIGDRSDSVPTTGYLMPVRWFDQDSTSVFFANNVTFQVNMSAQIKKGSFNKATDSVVVRGEFNGWGGKQHVLADADGDSLYTATFSIPSWKFLKYKFVRIRTGGEDWESSSDRLVENVTGPTTVLPVVFFNNYDPAHGQVTFRVNMKVQARLKNFDTAKDSVFLRGNFYSGPGNWWETNSMKLSDANGDSIYEGTFDVGAVPKRLGQFKYIMRGATAAGDRWEVDKADGVNKDRTDTISTTPKTLAVVWFNGDSTSVYFDNNITFQVQMREQMKKGTFVKTTDSVVVRGDFNGWGGKTHVLADADGDSIYTGTFNIASAKKIIYKFVKIGVGGDMWPSSPDRVADNLTGPTTLLPVVFFNNYDPSHGQVTFRVNMKVQAKLKVFSPAKDSVFLRGNFYSGPGNWWETNSMKLSDANGDSIYEGTFDVGAVPKRLGQFKYIMRGATAGGDRWEIDKADGVNKDRTDTISTTPKTLAVVWFNGDSTSVYFDNNITFRVNMRSQLKLNKFKKATDSVIVRGDFNGWGGKTHVLADADGDSIYSGVFNVPSAKKIIYKYVKVTPAGDVWPSSPDRVADNLTGPTTMLPLVWFNNDSTLTGINSEESIVLKYELNQNYPNPFNPSTTIKYSIENSGMVSLKVFNLLGQQVATLVNQELEAGHHTAIFNATGLSSGVYFYKIEAGTFSSLKKMVILK, from the coding sequence ATGAAAAAATTTATACTCCCCTTATTTTTACTTGTTGTGTTCAGTGTTTCGTCCTTTGCGGCGGACAGTGCTACATTTCGAGTAAACATGAAGGTACAAAGCAAGCTGAAAAAGTTTGACCCGGCGAAAGACAGCGTTTTTATCCGTGGAAACTTTTACACAGGGACTGGAAACTGGTGGGAAACCAACAAAATGAAGTTAGCAGATGCTGATGGTGATAGCATTTATACTGGTACGTTTGATGTGGGTGTAGTACCGAAAAAAATTACTGCATTTAAATATGTTGTACGAGGTGCATCGTATGGCGGAGATCACTGGGAATACATAGGTGATCGTTCGGATTCCGTTCCGACTACTGGGTACTTAATGCCAGTAAGATGGTTTGATCAAGATAGTACATCTGTTTTTTTCGCCAACAATGTCACATTCCAAGTGAATATGTCTGCACAGATAAAGAAAGGCAGTTTCAATAAAGCAACCGATTCGGTTGTCGTTCGCGGTGAATTTAACGGATGGGGTGGAAAGCAACATGTGTTAGCAGATGCTGATGGCGATAGCCTTTATACGGCAACGTTTAGTATCCCATCGTGGAAATTCCTCAAATATAAATTTGTAAGAATTAGAACCGGTGGTGAAGATTGGGAAAGCAGTTCGGATAGGCTCGTAGAGAATGTAACAGGACCAACAACAGTTCTGCCGGTTGTATTCTTTAATAACTACGATCCAGCACACGGGCAAGTAACATTCCGAGTGAATATGAAAGTCCAAGCTAGATTGAAAAATTTTGATACAGCAAAAGACAGCGTATTCCTCCGTGGTAATTTTTATTCGGGCCCAGGCAACTGGTGGGAAACAAACAGCATGAAATTGTCTGATGCTAATGGTGACAGTATCTATGAAGGAACATTTGATGTTGGCGCAGTACCGAAACGTCTTGGCCAATTCAAATACATTATGCGCGGTGCTACAGCTGCAGGTGATCGTTGGGAAGTTGACAAAGCTGACGGTGTAAACAAAGATCGTACAGACACAATTTCAACAACACCGAAGACATTAGCAGTGGTATGGTTTAACGGTGATAGCACGTCGGTCTATTTTGATAACAATATCACATTCCAAGTTCAGATGCGTGAGCAGATGAAAAAAGGAACATTTGTTAAAACGACCGACTCCGTTGTTGTTCGTGGCGATTTTAACGGATGGGGTGGAAAGACGCACGTACTAGCAGATGCAGATGGTGATAGCATCTACACCGGAACATTTAACATTGCTTCTGCAAAGAAGATCATCTATAAATTCGTGAAGATTGGTGTTGGCGGAGATATGTGGCCGAGCAGCCCGGATCGAGTTGCAGATAACTTAACGGGACCGACAACATTATTACCGGTTGTATTCTTTAATAACTACGATCCATCACATGGACAAGTAACATTCCGAGTGAATATGAAGGTTCAAGCCAAGCTGAAAGTTTTCAGTCCGGCAAAAGACAGTGTATTCCTCCGTGGTAATTTTTATTCAGGCCCAGGCAACTGGTGGGAAACAAACAGCATGAAGTTGTCTGATGCTAATGGTGACAGTATCTATGAAGGAACATTTGATGTTGGCGCAGTACCGAAACGCCTTGGCCAATTCAAATACATTATGCGTGGCGCGACGGCTGGTGGTGATCGTTGGGAAATTGATAAAGCTGATGGCGTAAACAAAGATCGTACAGACACAATTTCAACAACGCCGAAGACATTAGCGGTGGTATGGTTTAACGGTGATAGCACGTCGGTCTATTTTGATAACAATATCACATTCCGTGTGAACATGCGTTCACAATTGAAATTGAATAAGTTTAAGAAAGCAACCGATTCAGTTATCGTACGTGGTGACTTTAACGGATGGGGCGGAAAAACGCACGTCCTAGCGGACGCCGATGGAGATAGCATCTACTCCGGAGTATTTAATGTTCCCTCTGCAAAGAAGATCATCTATAAATACGTAAAAGTTACGCCAGCCGGAGATGTTTGGCCCAGCAGTCCGGATCGTGTTGCGGACAACTTAACTGGACCAACAACAATGCTGCCGTTAGTATGGTTTAATAATGACAGCACGTTAACGGGAATAAATTCGGAAGAATCAATTGTATTAAAATATGAATTGAATCAGAACTATCCGAATCCGTTTAACCCGAGCACCACCATTAAATATTCAATTGAAAACAGCGGTATGGTTAGCTTAAAAGTATTCAATCTTCTTGGACAACAAGTTGCAACGTTGGTAAATCAAGAATTGGAAGCTGGCCATCATACAGCTATCTTCAACGCAACAGGTCTCTCCAGTGGTGTCTACTTCTATAAAATAGAAGCTGGAACATTCTCATCATTGAAAAAAATGGTGATTTTGAAATAA
- a CDS encoding sigma-54 dependent transcriptional regulator: MSIEKQIQILLIEDEEFDVRRVQNTIKPFSKRIHIKKVVSNGRFALEMLMQKNESYDVVIMDFQIAGGLMGESLIREIKKIDPSIQIIVITKMTVNIADFEFADSLIRAGAFWYCTKYPGDIEEYIYQPTDFILSIINAYNKTVLETERNKTNRKLLYSIEERLSQKRIVGVSAVTENLRNQIQKCAESDVNVLITGSSGTGKELVANNIHLRSKRRFENFVPINCGSIPSELVESELFGYEKGSFTGAVSSKPGLFETANHGTVFLDEVSELPLSAQVKMLRVIQEGEIEKIGRTDSIKVDVRIIAASNQNIEKEVEAKRFREDLYYRLNVVPIHVPPLRERTEDIPELVEYFFSEFCADMGVSKPEITEEAMLQFQFAPWKGNVRELKNVIQRLLFINEPIITKESMQFALGISPSGKNITSSSALDFSLMQEQLPLRQVERLVRQKYVEYIRSNSSSDAEAAKKLGIAPPNYHRMCKELGIK, from the coding sequence ATGAGCATAGAAAAACAAATACAAATTCTCCTCATCGAAGATGAAGAATTTGATGTCCGCCGAGTACAGAATACGATCAAGCCATTTTCAAAACGCATTCACATCAAAAAAGTGGTCTCTAACGGAAGATTTGCGCTGGAAATGTTGATGCAGAAAAATGAATCCTATGATGTTGTGATTATGGATTTTCAGATTGCTGGCGGTTTGATGGGAGAGAGCTTGATTCGGGAAATCAAGAAGATCGATCCGTCCATCCAGATCATCGTTATTACCAAGATGACGGTAAATATAGCTGATTTTGAATTTGCTGACAGCCTGATACGCGCCGGCGCATTTTGGTACTGCACAAAATATCCTGGAGACATTGAAGAATACATCTATCAACCGACCGACTTTATTCTGTCTATTATCAATGCATACAATAAAACAGTCTTGGAAACGGAACGTAATAAAACGAACCGAAAGTTATTGTACTCCATTGAAGAACGTCTTTCCCAAAAACGGATCGTGGGTGTTTCTGCCGTAACAGAAAATCTTCGCAACCAAATTCAAAAATGTGCCGAGTCCGATGTGAATGTTCTCATTACCGGATCATCAGGGACCGGAAAAGAACTGGTTGCCAATAATATCCATCTTCGCAGCAAACGCCGATTTGAAAATTTCGTTCCCATCAATTGCGGCAGTATTCCGTCTGAACTTGTGGAGAGCGAATTGTTTGGATACGAAAAAGGTTCGTTTACCGGTGCTGTATCATCCAAACCTGGTTTATTTGAAACAGCAAATCATGGAACAGTTTTTCTTGACGAAGTTTCGGAACTTCCGCTTTCTGCTCAGGTGAAAATGCTTCGAGTGATTCAGGAAGGTGAGATCGAAAAGATTGGTCGAACAGATTCCATTAAAGTTGATGTTCGCATAATTGCAGCATCCAATCAAAACATCGAAAAAGAGGTTGAAGCAAAACGGTTTCGAGAAGATTTGTATTATCGGCTGAATGTCGTTCCGATTCATGTTCCTCCGTTGCGTGAACGAACAGAAGATATTCCGGAATTGGTTGAATATTTCTTCTCGGAATTTTGTGCGGATATGGGAGTGAGTAAACCGGAAATTACAGAAGAAGCAATGCTGCAATTTCAATTCGCTCCATGGAAGGGAAACGTTCGTGAATTAAAAAATGTGATACAGCGGTTGTTGTTTATTAACGAGCCGATTATCACGAAAGAGAGTATGCAGTTTGCTTTAGGAATTTCTCCGAGCGGTAAGAATATCACTTCCTCATCAGCGCTCGATTTTTCATTAATGCAGGAACAGCTTCCGTTGCGGCAAGTAGAACGATTGGTTCGACAAAAATATGTTGAGTATATTCGTTCCAATTCATCATCCGATGCAGAAGCGGCAAAAAAACTTGGTATTGCTCCTCCGAATTATCATCGAATGTGCAAAGAATTGGGAATTAAATAG
- a CDS encoding ATP-binding protein — translation MRHHISKLRESIGHYRFEIRHLTVLFIILIFFQIIISFVHKVSLQKILFSTQEWYQQDSAERLANLTATSIELLLESRSKNENLKPFEVSKLIQDINIILSQQYLQQNVQEICLLVKTDSAIIAIDDGHVLYSYIFQDKKVDSQTPTTHHEAIALYGKIEKDFIAKEQVQTVVADEQTFHIFVPFVPRGELAGAMYMRNKPDFTIITNEMISAYDETSITYSALILFGLIAMFYISSYTLKERNKAQELLFEEQKRHLAEQINIENELLFTKRIYHTHHKAEKIMGFIKEDLRVLTPDNIDAIKMRINKYANFIARVIYDMKWYDPPVQTIRSGIFKTNINEVLSFLVRHVFTRISLGSDTNKFILKLDENVPLVNINEFVVWEVFEPIIQNCVEHAGADEIEVTIKTEFNVHTQQTKVMIMDNGSGIEQWLLAKDDRGQKKIFREHTSTKRTGGKQHSGYGCYIAYEIAQQRCGWELDANNLPEHGAIFTFTIPNTKL, via the coding sequence ATGAGACATCACATTTCCAAATTACGTGAAAGCATCGGTCACTACCGTTTTGAAATACGACATTTAACGGTATTATTCATCATTCTGATTTTTTTTCAGATCATCATTTCTTTTGTTCACAAAGTCTCTCTTCAAAAGATTCTTTTTAGCACGCAGGAATGGTATCAACAGGATTCGGCTGAACGCTTGGCCAATTTAACGGCAACATCTATCGAATTGCTTTTGGAGTCCCGTTCAAAGAATGAGAATCTAAAACCGTTTGAAGTCAGCAAGCTTATTCAGGATATCAATATCATCTTAAGCCAGCAGTATCTGCAGCAAAATGTTCAAGAAATTTGCCTTCTTGTCAAAACGGATTCGGCCATCATAGCAATCGACGACGGACATGTTTTATATTCGTACATCTTTCAGGATAAAAAAGTTGATAGTCAAACACCAACAACGCATCATGAAGCCATAGCACTGTATGGCAAAATCGAAAAAGATTTTATTGCAAAAGAACAGGTGCAGACGGTTGTTGCGGACGAACAAACATTTCATATTTTCGTTCCATTTGTTCCTCGTGGTGAACTTGCCGGAGCGATGTACATGAGAAATAAACCGGATTTTACCATTATTACAAACGAAATGATTTCCGCGTACGATGAAACATCCATCACCTATTCGGCGCTGATTTTGTTTGGACTGATTGCCATGTTCTATATTTCCTCCTATACCTTGAAGGAGAGAAACAAGGCGCAAGAATTACTCTTTGAAGAACAGAAAAGGCATCTTGCTGAACAGATTAATATTGAGAACGAGCTCCTCTTTACGAAACGGATCTATCATACGCATCATAAAGCCGAGAAAATTATGGGCTTTATTAAGGAGGATTTGCGTGTATTAACACCGGATAATATTGATGCGATAAAAATGCGGATCAATAAATATGCAAATTTTATTGCCCGGGTGATTTACGATATGAAATGGTACGATCCGCCTGTGCAGACAATTCGAAGCGGAATTTTTAAGACGAACATTAATGAGGTTCTTTCCTTTTTAGTGCGGCATGTGTTTACAAGAATTTCTCTTGGTTCCGATACGAACAAATTTATTCTGAAATTAGATGAAAATGTTCCCCTTGTGAATATCAATGAATTTGTCGTTTGGGAAGTGTTTGAACCGATTATTCAAAATTGTGTTGAACACGCCGGCGCAGATGAAATAGAGGTCACAATAAAAACTGAATTTAATGTCCACACACAACAAACCAAAGTAATGATTATGGACAACGGTTCTGGTATAGAGCAATGGCTGTTGGCAAAGGACGATCGGGGGCAAAAGAAAATTTTCCGGGAGCATACTTCCACGAAACGTACCGGCGGTAAACAACATTCCGGATACGGATGTTATATAGCGTATGAAATTGCTCAACAACGCTGTGGTTGGGAGCTTGATGCAAACAATTTACCCGAACACGGAGCAATTTTCACTTTTACAATTCCGAACACCAAATTATGA